One region of Pseudomonas sp. B21-040 genomic DNA includes:
- a CDS encoding iron ABC transporter permease produces the protein MLAIWLSLALGPVSLPLLDTAHAVLRLAGLPIAPQGLEQAELIVGQIRLPRTLLGLAVGGVLALSGVAMQGLFRNPLADPGLVGVSSGAALGAAIAIVGGSMFGGLPESFGPYLLSVCAFLGGLGVTALVYRLGRRNGQTNVATMLLAGIALTALAGSAVGLFTYLADDATLRTLTFWNLGSLNGASYARLWPLLLVSTGVALWLPRRAKALNALLLGESEAGHLGINVEGLKRELVFCTALGVGAAVAAAGMIGFVGLVVPHLVRLLAGPDHRVLLPASVLAGASLLLFADLVARLALAPAELPIGIVTAFIGAPFFLFLLLRSRA, from the coding sequence TTGCTGGCGATCTGGCTGTCATTGGCGCTGGGTCCGGTCAGCTTGCCGTTGCTCGATACCGCGCACGCAGTGCTGCGCCTGGCCGGATTGCCGATTGCACCGCAAGGCCTTGAGCAAGCCGAATTGATCGTGGGGCAGATCCGTCTGCCGCGAACCTTGCTGGGGTTGGCGGTGGGGGGCGTGCTGGCGCTCTCCGGTGTGGCCATGCAGGGCCTGTTTCGTAACCCGTTGGCCGATCCGGGATTGGTGGGGGTGTCCAGCGGCGCCGCATTGGGTGCGGCCATCGCGATTGTGGGCGGGTCGATGTTTGGCGGCCTGCCTGAGTCGTTCGGGCCTTACCTGTTGTCGGTGTGTGCGTTTCTCGGTGGGTTGGGTGTGACAGCACTGGTGTATCGGCTCGGTCGACGCAACGGTCAGACCAACGTCGCAACCATGTTGCTGGCCGGTATCGCCTTGACCGCTCTGGCGGGCTCGGCGGTGGGGTTGTTCACCTACCTGGCGGACGACGCGACCCTGCGTACGCTGACGTTCTGGAATCTGGGCAGCCTTAACGGCGCCAGTTACGCGCGTCTCTGGCCATTGCTGCTGGTGAGCACGGGCGTGGCGCTCTGGCTGCCGCGTCGAGCCAAAGCCTTGAATGCATTGTTGCTGGGGGAGTCGGAAGCCGGCCATTTGGGCATCAACGTTGAAGGGCTCAAGCGCGAATTGGTGTTCTGTACCGCCTTGGGTGTCGGCGCGGCGGTGGCGGCGGCGGGGATGATCGGGTTTGTCGGCCTGGTGGTGCCGCACCTCGTGCGCTTGCTGGCCGGTCCTGATCATCGGGTGTTGCTGCCTGCCTCGGTGCTCGCCGGTGCCAGTCTTCTGCTGTTCGCCGATCTGGTGGCGCGCCTGGCGTTGGCGCCCGCCGAATTGCCGATCGGTATCGTCACGGCCTTTATCGGTGCGCCGTTTTTTCTGTTTTTACTGCTCCGGAGTCGCGCCTGA
- a CDS encoding hemin ABC transporter substrate-binding protein — translation MRLSTRVAALCVGLLVSHHGAAAELPQRWVSAGGALSEWVSALGGESKLVGVDTTSQHPESLKSLPSIGYQRQLSAEGILSLSPQILIGTEEMGPPPVLSQIRNAGVQVELFSAQPDLPTLQGNLQHLGQLLGAEDQAAQAFQRYQEQLEQQKVRVTKVQLTKKSPGVLVLLGHAGGKPLIAGKDTAADWILRQAGGHNLATHTGYKPFSVESLVSLDPEVLVFADRALTGDAARAALFKENPMLSSTRAAKDGRVMELDPTLLVGGLGPRLPESLKKLSDGFFPGTVGQ, via the coding sequence ATGCGCCTGAGTACCCGCGTTGCTGCGCTCTGTGTCGGACTTCTCGTCAGCCACCACGGCGCAGCGGCCGAGTTGCCACAACGTTGGGTCAGTGCCGGTGGCGCATTGTCCGAGTGGGTGAGCGCGCTGGGGGGCGAATCGAAGCTGGTCGGCGTCGACACTACCAGTCAGCATCCTGAAAGCCTCAAGTCGCTGCCAAGCATTGGCTATCAGCGGCAGTTGTCGGCGGAGGGTATCTTGAGCTTAAGCCCGCAGATACTGATCGGCACCGAAGAAATGGGTCCGCCGCCCGTGCTGTCGCAGATTCGTAATGCCGGGGTGCAGGTCGAATTGTTCTCGGCGCAGCCGGATTTGCCGACATTGCAGGGTAACTTGCAGCACCTGGGCCAGTTGCTTGGGGCTGAAGATCAGGCTGCGCAGGCGTTCCAGCGTTATCAGGAGCAACTTGAACAACAAAAAGTCCGGGTGACCAAGGTGCAGCTGACGAAAAAATCACCGGGCGTGTTGGTGTTGCTCGGTCATGCAGGCGGCAAGCCGCTCATCGCAGGCAAGGACACCGCGGCCGATTGGATACTGCGACAGGCCGGCGGCCACAACCTGGCAACGCATACTGGTTACAAACCTTTTTCAGTCGAGTCGCTGGTCAGCCTGGACCCGGAGGTGCTGGTGTTTGCTGACCGGGCACTGACCGGTGATGCGGCGCGGGCCGCGCTGTTCAAGGAAAACCCGATGCTGTCCTCGACCCGTGCGGCGAAGGACGGTCGAGTCATGGAGCTGGATCCGACGTTGTTGGTGGGCGGGTTGGGGCCGCGGCTGCCGGAAAGCCTGAAAAAACTGTCTGACGGGTTCTTCCCGGGCACCGTCGGCCAATGA
- a CDS encoding Rieske (2Fe-2S) protein produces MKFLCTGAELADASSRGFDIDGQKLFAVRRAGQVYVYINRCPHRGVGLEWTPDSFLDPSNSLIQCATHGALFLIEDGECVSGPCAGQSLTTVPCREDAQGIWVSL; encoded by the coding sequence ATGAAGTTTCTTTGCACCGGCGCCGAATTGGCTGACGCCAGCAGTCGCGGTTTCGACATCGACGGCCAGAAGCTCTTCGCCGTACGCCGGGCTGGCCAGGTCTACGTCTACATCAATCGCTGCCCGCACCGCGGCGTTGGCCTGGAGTGGACGCCAGACAGCTTTCTCGACCCCAGCAACAGCCTGATCCAGTGCGCCACCCACGGCGCACTGTTTCTGATTGAAGACGGCGAGTGCGTTTCCGGCCCCTGCGCGGGCCAATCATTGACCACCGTGCCCTGCCGCGAAGACGCGCAAGGCATCTGGGTCAGCCTTTAG
- the sfsA gene encoding DNA/RNA nuclease SfsA produces the protein MRFHPPLEKGRLIRRYKRFLADIETVSGELLTIHCPNTGSMLNCQVEGGQVWFSRSNDPKRKLPGTWEVGETPQGRLFCVNTGRANGLIEEALRGGVISELNGFTELKREVAYGQERSRIDFRLDYPGGPAYIEVKSVTLGFDGSSVAAFPDAVTQRGAKHLRELAHLARDGIRAVQLYCVNLTGIDAVRPAEEIDSAYAVALREAVACGVEVLAYGVRLTHEEMVVDRRLDVLLNG, from the coding sequence ATGCGTTTTCATCCTCCCCTCGAAAAAGGGCGACTTATCCGCCGTTACAAGCGTTTTCTTGCCGATATCGAAACCGTTAGCGGCGAGTTGCTGACCATTCATTGTCCCAATACGGGCTCGATGCTCAATTGCCAGGTCGAAGGCGGGCAGGTCTGGTTCAGCCGCTCCAATGACCCGAAGCGCAAGTTGCCCGGTACCTGGGAGGTTGGCGAAACCCCGCAAGGGCGCCTGTTTTGCGTTAACACCGGGCGAGCCAATGGTTTGATCGAAGAGGCGCTGCGCGGCGGTGTCATCAGCGAGTTGAACGGTTTTACCGAACTGAAGCGCGAAGTCGCCTACGGTCAGGAAAGAAGCCGAATCGATTTCCGCCTCGATTACCCCGGCGGTCCTGCTTATATAGAAGTCAAAAGCGTCACCCTGGGTTTTGACGGCTCATCGGTAGCTGCGTTTCCCGACGCCGTTACCCAGCGCGGGGCCAAGCATTTGCGTGAATTAGCGCATCTGGCCCGTGACGGGATTCGCGCGGTTCAGTTGTATTGCGTCAACCTGACCGGCATCGACGCGGTACGTCCAGCAGAGGAAATCGATTCGGCCTACGCGGTGGCCTTGCGTGAGGCGGTCGCGTGCGGGGTCGAGGTGCTGGCCTATGGTGTGCGGTTGACCCATGAAGAGATGGTGGTCGATCGGCGTCTGGACGTGCTGCTCAACGGCTAA
- a CDS encoding pyridoxal phosphate-dependent aminotransferase translates to MAQSYSARSRAIEPFHVMALLARANELQAAGHDVIHLEIGEPDFTTAEPIIQAGQAALTAGKTRYTAARGIPELRDAISGFYQQRYGLNIDPQRILITPGGSGALLLASALLVDPGKHWLLADPGYPCNRHFLRLVEGAAQLVPVGPEVRYQLTPDLVARHWDHDSVGALVASPANPTGTILTRDELAGLSQAIKVRHGHLVVDEIYHGLTYGTDAASVLEVDDNAFVLNSFSKYFGMTGWRLGWLVAPEAAVGELEKLAQNLYISAPSMAQYAALACFEPATISILEERRAEFGRRRDFLLPALRELGFGIAVEPEGAFYLYADISKFGGDAFAFCRHFLETEHVAFTPGLDFGRYQAGHHVRFAYTQSLPRLEEAVERIARGLKSWQG, encoded by the coding sequence ATGGCTCAGTCCTACAGTGCCCGCAGTCGCGCGATCGAACCTTTTCACGTCATGGCGTTGCTGGCACGGGCCAATGAGCTGCAAGCCGCCGGTCACGACGTGATCCACCTGGAAATCGGCGAGCCGGACTTCACCACCGCCGAACCGATCATTCAGGCCGGCCAGGCCGCGTTGACGGCGGGGAAGACCCGTTACACCGCCGCACGGGGCATTCCCGAGCTGCGAGACGCCATCTCCGGTTTCTATCAGCAGCGGTATGGGTTGAACATCGACCCTCAACGAATCCTCATCACCCCCGGCGGTTCGGGTGCTTTGTTGCTGGCCAGCGCCTTGCTGGTGGACCCGGGCAAGCACTGGCTGCTGGCGGACCCCGGCTACCCGTGCAATCGCCACTTCCTGAGATTGGTGGAAGGCGCGGCGCAGCTTGTTCCAGTAGGTCCTGAGGTGCGTTATCAACTGACCCCTGATCTGGTGGCGCGTCATTGGGACCACGACAGTGTCGGCGCATTGGTAGCGTCCCCGGCCAACCCGACCGGGACGATCCTGACCCGTGACGAGCTGGCGGGGTTATCGCAGGCGATCAAGGTTCGCCATGGTCATCTGGTGGTGGACGAGATCTATCACGGCCTGACCTATGGCACCGATGCGGCCAGCGTGTTGGAAGTCGATGACAACGCCTTTGTGCTGAACAGTTTTTCAAAGTACTTCGGCATGACCGGTTGGCGGCTCGGCTGGCTGGTGGCGCCGGAAGCGGCAGTCGGCGAGCTGGAAAAACTCGCGCAAAATCTCTATATCAGCGCGCCGAGCATGGCCCAGTATGCCGCTCTGGCTTGCTTTGAACCGGCGACCATCAGCATTCTCGAAGAGCGTCGCGCCGAGTTTGGTCGTCGTCGCGATTTCCTGCTGCCGGCCCTGCGTGAATTGGGATTCGGCATTGCCGTGGAGCCTGAGGGCGCGTTCTATTTGTATGCGGATATCAGCAAGTTCGGCGGAGATGCCTTCGCGTTCTGCCGGCACTTCCTCGAAACCGAGCATGTGGCATTTACTCCGGGGCTGGATTTCGGGCGATATCAGGCTGGGCACCATGTGCGTTTTGCCTACACCCAAAGCCTGCCGCGCCTGGAAGAAGCGGTCGAGCGGATCGCTCGTGGATTGAAGAGTTGGCAAGGCTGA
- the dksA gene encoding RNA polymerase-binding protein DksA has translation MSTQAKQQPSPTISGFEPYKEVKGEEYMGKPMRAHFTKVLNKWKQDLMQEVDRTVDHMKDEAANFPDPADRASQEEEFALELRARDRERKLIKKIDKTLQLIEDEEYGWCESCGVEIGVKRLEARPTADMCVDCKTLAEIKEKQVGK, from the coding sequence ATGTCCACCCAAGCAAAGCAACAACCGAGCCCGACGATCAGCGGCTTCGAACCCTACAAAGAAGTGAAGGGCGAGGAGTACATGGGCAAGCCCATGCGCGCGCACTTCACCAAGGTCCTGAACAAGTGGAAACAGGACTTGATGCAGGAAGTCGACCGCACGGTTGATCACATGAAGGACGAGGCAGCCAACTTCCCGGATCCGGCAGACCGTGCCAGCCAGGAAGAAGAGTTCGCCCTCGAACTGCGCGCCCGCGACCGCGAGCGCAAGTTGATCAAGAAGATCGACAAAACCCTTCAGTTGATTGAAGACGAAGAATATGGCTGGTGCGAGTCCTGCGGCGTCGAAATTGGCGTCAAGCGACTGGAAGCCCGCCCTACCGCCGACATGTGCGTTGACTGCAAGACCCTGGCGGAAATCAAGGAAAAGCAAGTCGGCAAGTAA
- the gluQRS gene encoding tRNA glutamyl-Q(34) synthetase GluQRS, producing the protein MSSAYIGRFAPTPSGHLHFGSLVAALASYLDARSVGGRWLMRMEDLDPPREEPGAQAAILNALESYGFEWDGEMVRQSERHDAYAEVLNSLFNHGLAYACTCSRKQLEPYHGIYPGLCRNAGHGTEDAAIRLRVPELEYHFTDRVQGEYRQHLGREVGDFVIRRRDGLYAYQLAVVLDDAWQGITDIVRGADLLDSTPRQLYLQELLGLRQLRYLHIPLITQPDGNKLGKSYRSPPLTEDQATPLLLRALRALGQKPGTELAYATPREVLDWGIAHWDASLIPRTLNLPEAQLQ; encoded by the coding sequence ATCTCTTCCGCTTACATCGGGCGCTTCGCCCCTACCCCCAGCGGCCACCTGCATTTCGGTTCGCTGGTCGCCGCACTCGCTTCATACCTCGACGCCCGCTCGGTGGGGGGCCGCTGGCTGATGCGCATGGAAGACCTCGACCCGCCACGGGAAGAACCCGGCGCTCAAGCGGCGATCCTCAATGCCCTGGAAAGCTATGGCTTTGAATGGGACGGCGAGATGGTCCGCCAGAGTGAACGGCACGACGCCTACGCCGAAGTGCTCAACAGCCTGTTCAACCATGGCCTGGCTTACGCCTGTACCTGCTCGCGAAAACAGCTGGAGCCTTATCACGGCATTTATCCGGGCCTGTGCCGCAATGCCGGCCATGGCACCGAAGACGCCGCGATTCGCCTGCGCGTCCCTGAACTGGAATACCACTTCACCGACCGCGTCCAGGGCGAATACCGTCAGCACCTGGGTCGCGAGGTGGGCGATTTTGTGATTCGCCGCCGCGACGGGCTGTATGCCTATCAACTGGCCGTCGTCCTGGATGACGCCTGGCAAGGCATCACCGATATCGTGCGGGGTGCCGACCTGCTGGACTCCACGCCGCGCCAGCTCTATCTGCAAGAACTGCTCGGCCTGCGCCAACTGCGTTATCTGCACATCCCGCTGATTACCCAGCCCGATGGCAACAAACTCGGCAAATCCTACCGATCGCCGCCGTTGACCGAAGATCAGGCGACACCTTTGTTGTTGCGTGCCTTACGCGCACTCGGGCAAAAACCCGGTACCGAACTGGCTTACGCCACCCCACGGGAAGTGTTGGACTGGGGCATTGCCCACTGGGATGCGTCGCTGATCCCGCGCACACTGAACCTGCCCGAGGCGCAACTGCAGTGA
- a CDS encoding sensor histidine kinase — MPMSFSLTQMILISAAYLAVLFGVAWVSERGMIPRAIIRHPLTYTLSLGVYASAWAFYGTVGLAYQYGYGFLSSYLGVSGAFLLAPVLLYPILKITRTYQLSSLADLFAFRFRSTWAGALTTIFMLIGVLPLLALQIQAVADSIGILTREPVQHRVALSFCALITLFTIFFGSRHIATREKHEGLVFAIAFESVIKLIAIGGVGLYALYGVFDGPQQLELWLLQNQTALAALHTPLQEGPWRTLLLVFFASAIVMPHMYHMTFTENLNPRSLVSASWGLPLFLLLMSLAVPLILWAGLKLGATTNPEYFTLGIGIAANSKALALLAYVGGLSAASGLIIVTTLALSGMALNHLVLPLYQPPAEGNIYRWLKWTRRALIVAIIMAGYGFYLLLGVEQDLANLGIVAFVATLQFLPGVLSVLYWPTANRRGFIAGLLAGILVWLVTMLLPLVGNLQGFYIPLLNMIYVLDDTSWHMAAIASLAANVLMFTLISLFTNASPEEASAAEACAVDNVRRPQRRELHAASPQEFATQLAKPLGAKAAQKEVEQALRDLYLPFDERRPYALRRLRDRIEANLSGLMGPSVAQDMVETFLPYKAGGENYVTEDIHFIESRLEDYHSRLTGLAAELDALRRYHRQTLQELPMGVCSLAKDQEILMWNKAMEELTGIAAQRVVGSRLSTIADPWKELLQGFINLPDEHLHKQHLALDGQTRWLNLHKAAIDEPLAPGNSGLVLLVEDLTETQMLEDKLVHSERLASIGRLAAGVAHEIGNPITGIACLAQNLREEREDDGELKEISGQILEQTKRVSRIVQSLMSFAHAGSHQHSDEPVCLAEVAQDAIGLLALNRRNFEVQFYNLCDPDHWVEGDPQRLAQVLINLLSNARDASPAGSAVRVKSEAGEHTVDLIVEDEGSGIPKNIMDRLFEPFFTTKDPGEGTGLGLALVYSIVEEHYGQITIDSPADVQSQRGTRIRVTLPRHVEATSAVN, encoded by the coding sequence ATGCCGATGAGCTTTAGCCTGACCCAGATGATCCTGATCAGCGCCGCGTACCTGGCGGTGCTGTTCGGCGTGGCCTGGGTCAGTGAACGGGGCATGATCCCCCGGGCGATCATTCGCCACCCGCTGACGTACACCCTGTCGCTGGGCGTCTACGCCAGCGCCTGGGCTTTTTACGGCACGGTCGGCCTGGCCTACCAGTACGGTTACGGCTTTCTGTCCAGCTACCTGGGGGTATCCGGCGCATTTCTGCTGGCACCGGTGTTGCTGTACCCAATCCTGAAAATCACTCGCACTTATCAGTTGTCGTCCCTGGCCGACCTGTTCGCGTTCCGTTTCCGTAGCACCTGGGCCGGCGCGCTGACGACGATTTTCATGCTGATCGGCGTCCTGCCGTTATTGGCGTTGCAGATTCAGGCCGTGGCCGACTCCATCGGCATCCTTACTCGCGAACCGGTTCAACATCGCGTGGCCCTGAGTTTCTGCGCCCTGATTACGCTGTTTACGATTTTCTTCGGCTCGCGCCACATCGCCACCCGAGAAAAACATGAAGGCCTGGTGTTCGCGATTGCCTTCGAATCGGTCATCAAACTGATCGCCATTGGCGGCGTCGGCCTGTATGCGCTGTACGGCGTGTTCGACGGCCCGCAACAGCTTGAACTGTGGCTGCTGCAAAACCAGACCGCCCTCGCCGCCTTGCACACCCCGCTGCAAGAAGGTCCGTGGCGCACGCTGCTGCTGGTGTTTTTTGCTTCGGCAATCGTGATGCCGCACATGTATCACATGACGTTTACCGAAAACCTCAACCCGCGCTCGCTGGTCAGTGCCAGCTGGGGTTTGCCGCTGTTTCTGCTGCTGATGAGCCTGGCGGTGCCGCTGATTCTCTGGGCCGGGCTGAAACTCGGCGCCACGACTAATCCTGAGTATTTCACTCTTGGCATCGGCATCGCCGCCAACAGCAAAGCCTTGGCGCTGCTGGCGTATGTCGGCGGTTTGTCGGCAGCGAGCGGCCTGATCATCGTCACCACCCTGGCGCTGTCCGGGATGGCACTGAACCACCTGGTGCTGCCGCTCTATCAACCACCGGCCGAAGGCAATATCTACCGCTGGCTGAAGTGGACTCGTCGGGCGCTGATCGTCGCAATTATCATGGCCGGCTACGGTTTCTACTTGCTGCTGGGCGTGGAGCAGGATCTGGCCAATCTCGGCATCGTCGCGTTTGTCGCCACATTGCAGTTCTTGCCAGGCGTTCTCTCGGTTCTGTACTGGCCGACCGCCAACCGCCGGGGCTTCATTGCCGGTTTGCTGGCAGGGATTCTGGTGTGGCTGGTGACCATGTTGTTGCCACTGGTGGGCAACCTGCAGGGCTTCTACATTCCCCTGCTGAACATGATCTACGTGCTGGACGACACTAGCTGGCACATGGCGGCCATCGCATCGCTGGCGGCCAACGTGCTGATGTTCACCCTGATCTCGCTGTTTACCAACGCCAGCCCCGAAGAGGCCAGCGCCGCCGAAGCCTGCGCCGTGGACAATGTACGTCGCCCGCAACGTCGCGAACTGCACGCCGCGTCACCCCAGGAATTCGCCACGCAGCTGGCAAAACCCTTGGGCGCCAAGGCTGCACAGAAGGAAGTCGAACAGGCGCTGCGCGATCTCTATCTGCCGTTCGACGAGCGCCGGCCTTACGCCTTGCGTCGCTTGCGTGACCGTATCGAAGCCAACCTGTCCGGCTTGATGGGCCCCAGCGTTGCCCAAGACATGGTCGAGACGTTCCTGCCTTATAAGGCGGGTGGCGAGAACTACGTCACCGAGGACATTCACTTCATCGAAAGTCGCCTTGAGGATTACCACTCACGGCTGACCGGCCTGGCCGCCGAACTCGATGCCCTGCGCCGCTATCACCGCCAGACCCTGCAAGAACTGCCGATGGGCGTTTGCTCGCTGGCCAAGGATCAGGAAATCCTCATGTGGAACAAAGCCATGGAGGAACTGACGGGTATTGCCGCGCAGCGTGTGGTCGGTTCACGCCTGAGCACCATTGCCGATCCGTGGAAAGAACTGCTGCAAGGCTTCATCAACCTGCCCGACGAGCATTTGCACAAGCAGCACCTGGCCCTTGATGGCCAGACTCGCTGGCTGAACCTGCACAAAGCGGCGATCGATGAACCGCTGGCGCCGGGTAACAGCGGTTTGGTGTTGCTGGTGGAAGACTTGACCGAAACCCAGATGCTCGAAGACAAGCTGGTGCATTCCGAGCGCCTGGCCAGCATCGGCCGACTCGCGGCAGGTGTGGCCCATGAAATCGGCAACCCGATTACCGGCATTGCGTGCCTGGCGCAGAACCTGCGCGAAGAGCGCGAAGACGATGGCGAGCTGAAGGAAATCAGCGGGCAGATCCTCGAACAGACCAAACGCGTCTCACGCATCGTTCAATCGCTGATGAGCTTCGCCCACGCCGGCAGTCACCAGCACAGCGACGAACCCGTCTGTCTGGCCGAAGTGGCTCAAGATGCCATCGGCCTGCTGGCCTTGAACCGACGCAATTTCGAAGTGCAGTTCTATAATCTGTGCGACCCCGATCACTGGGTCGAAGGCGATCCGCAGCGACTCGCCCAAGTACTCATCAATCTGCTCTCAAACGCCCGCGACGCCTCGCCTGCGGGTAGCGCCGTGCGGGTTAAAAGCGAAGCCGGCGAACACACGGTCGACCTGATCGTGGAAGACGAAGGCAGCGGTATTCCGAAGAACATCATGGACCGATTGTTCGAACCTTTCTTCACCACCAAGGATCCTGGCGAAGGCACCGGTCTGGGCCTTGCACTGGTCTATTCCATCGTTGAAGAGCATTATGGACAAATCACCATCGACAGCCCGGCTGATGTTCAAAGCCAACGCGGCACCCGTATCAGGGTGACCTTGCCGCGTCATGTCGAAGCGACGTCCGCTGTGAACTGA
- a CDS encoding sigma-54 dependent transcriptional regulator — protein sequence MPHILIVEDETIIRSALRRLLERNQYQVSEAGSVQEAQERFTIPTFDLIVSDLRLPGAPGTELIKLGQGTPVLIMTSYASLRSAVDSMKMGAVDYIAKPFDHDEMLQAVARILRDRQSLPANGEPAAGKAGNGAAKAGADNSNGEIGIIGSCPPMQDLYSKIRKVAPTDSNVLIQGESGTGKELVARALHNLSRRAKAPMISVNCAAIPESLIESELFGHEKGAFTGASAGRAGLVEAADGGTLFLDEIGELPLEAQARLLRVLQEGEIRRVGSVQSQKVDVRLIAATHRDLKSLAKIGQFREDLYYRLHVIALKLPALRERGADVNEIANAFLARQSARINRTDLKFAADAEQAIRHYSWPGNVRELENAVERAVILCESPEISAELLGIDIELSDLEEDEFIGLAPQQGNNGGNSSHEPTEDLSLEDYFQHFVLEHQDHMTETELARKLGVSRKCLWERRQRLGIPRRKTGVASES from the coding sequence ATGCCGCACATTTTGATCGTCGAAGACGAAACAATTATCCGCTCCGCCTTGCGCCGCCTGCTGGAACGCAACCAGTACCAGGTCAGCGAAGCCGGTTCAGTGCAGGAAGCACAAGAACGCTTCACCATTCCCACGTTCGACCTGATCGTCAGTGACCTGCGCCTGCCCGGCGCACCTGGCACCGAGTTGATCAAACTCGGCCAAGGCACCCCGGTGCTGATCATGACCAGCTACGCCAGCCTGCGTTCGGCGGTCGACTCAATGAAGATGGGCGCGGTGGATTACATTGCCAAGCCTTTCGATCACGACGAAATGCTCCAGGCCGTCGCCCGGATCCTGCGTGACCGACAATCGCTGCCAGCCAACGGTGAACCTGCTGCGGGTAAAGCCGGCAATGGCGCCGCGAAAGCGGGTGCCGACAACAGCAACGGCGAAATCGGCATCATTGGCTCGTGTCCGCCGATGCAGGACCTGTACAGCAAAATTCGCAAAGTCGCCCCAACCGATTCCAACGTCCTGATCCAGGGCGAATCCGGTACCGGTAAAGAACTGGTGGCGCGCGCCCTGCACAACCTGTCCCGCCGCGCCAAGGCGCCGATGATTTCGGTGAACTGCGCGGCCATTCCGGAAAGCCTGATCGAGTCCGAGCTGTTCGGTCACGAAAAAGGCGCATTCACCGGCGCCAGCGCCGGGCGTGCCGGCCTGGTGGAAGCGGCGGACGGCGGCACCCTGTTCCTCGACGAAATCGGCGAACTGCCACTCGAAGCCCAGGCTCGCCTGCTGCGCGTGTTGCAGGAAGGCGAAATTCGCCGTGTGGGTTCGGTTCAATCGCAGAAGGTTGACGTGCGCCTGATCGCGGCGACTCACCGCGACCTCAAGAGCCTGGCAAAAATCGGCCAGTTCCGCGAAGACTTGTATTACCGCCTCCATGTGATCGCCCTGAAGCTGCCAGCCTTGCGCGAGCGCGGTGCGGACGTGAACGAAATCGCCAATGCGTTCCTGGCGCGACAGAGCGCGCGGATCAACCGCACCGACCTGAAATTCGCCGCGGATGCCGAGCAAGCGATTCGTCATTATTCCTGGCCCGGTAACGTTCGCGAGCTGGAAAACGCGGTCGAGCGCGCGGTCATCCTGTGCGAGAGCCCGGAAATCTCTGCTGAACTGCTGGGTATCGACATCGAGCTGAGCGATCTGGAAGAGGACGAGTTCATCGGCCTGGCGCCGCAGCAGGGCAACAACGGCGGTAATTCCAGTCATGAGCCAACCGAAGACTTGTCACTGGAAGATTATTTCCAGCACTTCGTTCTCGAGCACCAGGACCACATGACCGAAACCGAGCTGGCCCGCAAACTCGGGGTCAGCCGCAAATGCCTGTGGGAGCGGCGTCAGCGCCTGGGCATCCCACGGCGCAAGACCGGGGTCGCCAGCGAGAGCTGA